The following proteins come from a genomic window of Halomarina ordinaria:
- a CDS encoding Nramp family divalent metal transporter, translating to MERENTPPDDAEPHAEESELHADEEAAAEYRGSVYIPVAYDNLETAPEDETAPETGDGGRFRLLDLPKVPRVSHLVGPSAIMLGASLGSGETLFWPLLVAQNGWALYWAFFVGVLTQFVVNTEVQRWTLATGESVFRAFGRVDSRWPWVFLLAGFVSLGWPGWAASAASIGAAGLGLGSYRLPGLGLSLVGWRAFGVVLMVFVWLTYQLTPLVYNVVERLQLVLVVLALAAALGVFAVVAPVAELANVPRGALSVGTLPPDRDVAVFLGGLAYAGAGGYLNLSQSLWVREKGYGMGRYQGRVQNPLIGDDPEPVQRDGFFFRGTRQNFRRWRAWWRVAQLEHFLTFVVGLLVGATALMAVARALAPGTRASAVDMWLLEVVPALGPLGRVLLYVALFLALFTTEFAIVESFVRNSADIVYEGYGRAAGWSLSRVFWVLLTVFTGWGVFILVLPVPIEDPFSLLVVGGAMSGMMMWPYIVLTLLVNTVRLPEPVQPGWARLVVMWWAAAFFGYFTVLLVDQTLSTLGVDAFHTSATVVGSAPGGYLLWVTFALVQVYAVGRTALAKRRATDTVEGSEAARGPFS from the coding sequence ATGGAGAGGGAGAACACGCCCCCGGACGACGCGGAGCCCCACGCCGAGGAGTCCGAACTCCACGCCGACGAGGAGGCGGCGGCGGAGTACCGCGGGTCGGTGTACATCCCCGTCGCCTACGACAACCTGGAGACCGCTCCCGAGGACGAGACGGCGCCGGAGACGGGCGACGGCGGGCGCTTTCGACTGCTGGACCTCCCGAAGGTCCCCCGGGTGAGTCACCTCGTCGGGCCGAGCGCCATCATGCTCGGGGCCTCCCTCGGCAGCGGCGAGACGCTGTTCTGGCCGCTGCTCGTCGCCCAGAACGGCTGGGCGCTCTACTGGGCGTTCTTCGTCGGCGTGCTGACGCAGTTCGTCGTCAACACGGAGGTCCAGCGCTGGACGCTCGCGACGGGTGAGAGCGTCTTTCGCGCCTTCGGCCGGGTCGACTCGCGCTGGCCGTGGGTCTTCCTCCTCGCCGGGTTCGTGAGTCTGGGCTGGCCCGGGTGGGCCGCGAGCGCGGCGAGCATCGGCGCCGCCGGTCTCGGTCTCGGGAGCTACCGGCTCCCCGGTCTCGGCCTCTCGCTGGTCGGCTGGCGGGCGTTCGGCGTCGTCCTGATGGTGTTCGTCTGGCTCACCTACCAGCTCACGCCGCTGGTGTACAACGTCGTCGAGCGGTTACAGCTGGTGCTCGTCGTGCTGGCACTCGCCGCGGCGCTGGGGGTGTTCGCCGTCGTCGCGCCGGTGGCCGAACTCGCGAACGTCCCGCGTGGTGCGCTCAGCGTCGGGACGCTCCCGCCCGACCGTGACGTCGCGGTCTTCCTCGGTGGCCTCGCGTACGCCGGCGCGGGGGGCTACCTCAACCTCTCACAGAGCCTCTGGGTGCGCGAGAAGGGCTACGGGATGGGGCGCTACCAGGGTCGAGTACAGAACCCGCTCATCGGCGACGACCCCGAACCGGTCCAGCGCGACGGCTTCTTCTTCCGGGGGACCCGCCAGAACTTCCGGCGCTGGCGCGCCTGGTGGCGTGTCGCCCAGCTCGAACACTTCCTGACGTTCGTCGTCGGCCTCCTGGTCGGTGCGACGGCGCTCATGGCCGTCGCGCGCGCGCTCGCTCCCGGTACGCGCGCGAGCGCGGTGGACATGTGGCTGCTCGAGGTCGTCCCCGCGCTCGGACCCCTGGGACGGGTGCTCCTCTACGTCGCGCTCTTCCTCGCGCTGTTCACCACCGAGTTCGCCATCGTCGAGTCGTTCGTCCGCAACAGCGCGGACATCGTCTACGAAGGGTACGGGCGGGCGGCCGGGTGGAGCCTCTCGCGGGTGTTCTGGGTGTTGCTGACCGTCTTCACCGGCTGGGGGGTGTTCATCCTCGTCCTGCCCGTCCCCATCGAGGACCCCTTCAGCCTCCTCGTCGTCGGCGGGGCGATGTCGGGGATGATGATGTGGCCCTACATCGTCCTCACGCTGCTCGTCAACACCGTCCGTCTCCCGGAACCGGTTCAACCGGGGTGGGCCCGACTCGTCGTGATGTGGTGGGCGGCCGCCTTCTTCGGCTACTTCACCGTCCTCCTGGTCGACCAGACGCTGTCGACGCTCGGGGTCGACGCGTTCCACACCAGCGCCACCGTCGTCGGCAGCGCGCCCGGCGGCTACCTCCTCTGGGTGACGTTCGCGCTCGTCCAGGTGTACGCCGTCGGCAGGACCGCACTCGCCAAACGTCGCGCCACCGACACTGTCGAGGGGAGCGAGGCGGCGCGCGGGCCTTTCTCCTGA
- a CDS encoding MATE family efflux transporter has translation MSIRDHLRAIFDGREELDLTSGSIARPLLYLSVPIVITNLLQTAYNLADTFWLGQYSTNALAAITFAFPMVFLLIALALGLSVAGSVLVAQHTGAGEDRKAEYAASQTIGFTVVVSLVLGGIGFFLVEDFLRVLGAAPEVVPLATRYMQVYCYGLLSVFGFAVFISLMRGYGDTVTPMLVMFGSVVLNIALDPILIFGFENNPLFGYLGLRGLESTLFALTGYAGSGIAGASIATVFSRSLAFLVGLAILFQGTRGVRIRVRDLVPERRYARRLVDIGLPASIEGTGRALSVNLLLFIIAAFPTTVVAAYGIGTRVFSVIFLPAIAFSQGVETMTGQNIGAKEPDRAARANDYGAKVMLVTLTALGVLIFLGAGPISAVFTDDPAVVDASAEFLRVVAPTFGFIGVMRSYSGGFRGAGKTLIAAGVSIAMLAGIRLPLAWVATGWLGEFGLWVAFAVSNVAGGLLAYLWFRRGTWRDVDLTSRSPGPRADPAGDD, from the coding sequence GTGAGCATCCGCGACCACCTCCGAGCGATCTTCGACGGGCGCGAGGAACTCGACCTCACCTCGGGGAGCATCGCGAGACCGTTGCTCTACCTCTCGGTCCCGATCGTCATCACCAACCTGCTCCAGACGGCGTACAACCTCGCGGACACCTTCTGGCTCGGACAGTACAGCACGAACGCCCTGGCGGCCATCACGTTCGCGTTCCCGATGGTGTTCCTGCTCATCGCGCTCGCGCTCGGCCTCTCGGTGGCCGGGAGCGTCCTCGTCGCCCAGCACACCGGCGCCGGCGAGGACCGGAAGGCCGAGTACGCCGCCTCCCAGACCATCGGGTTCACCGTCGTCGTCTCGCTCGTTCTCGGCGGTATCGGCTTCTTCCTCGTCGAGGACTTCCTGCGCGTCCTCGGCGCCGCTCCCGAGGTCGTCCCCCTCGCCACGCGCTACATGCAGGTGTACTGTTACGGCCTGCTCTCGGTGTTCGGCTTCGCCGTCTTCATCTCGCTGATGCGCGGCTACGGCGACACCGTGACGCCGATGCTCGTCATGTTCGGGTCGGTCGTCCTCAACATCGCGCTCGACCCGATTCTCATCTTCGGGTTCGAGAACAACCCCCTGTTCGGCTACCTCGGTCTCAGAGGCCTGGAGTCGACGCTGTTCGCCCTCACCGGCTACGCCGGGTCGGGTATCGCCGGGGCCTCCATCGCGACGGTGTTCTCGCGGTCGCTCGCGTTCCTCGTCGGCCTCGCCATCCTCTTTCAGGGGACCCGGGGGGTGCGGATTCGCGTCCGCGACCTGGTCCCCGAACGCCGGTACGCCCGCCGCCTCGTCGACATCGGCCTGCCCGCTTCCATCGAGGGGACCGGCCGCGCGCTGTCGGTGAACCTCCTGCTGTTCATCATCGCGGCGTTCCCCACCACCGTCGTCGCCGCCTACGGCATCGGGACCCGCGTGTTCTCGGTCATCTTCCTCCCGGCCATCGCGTTCTCGCAGGGCGTCGAGACGATGACCGGACAGAACATCGGGGCGAAGGAACCCGACCGCGCCGCGCGCGCGAACGACTACGGAGCGAAGGTGATGCTCGTGACGCTCACGGCGCTCGGCGTCCTCATCTTCCTCGGTGCCGGCCCCATCTCGGCGGTGTTCACCGACGACCCGGCCGTCGTGGACGCGAGCGCCGAGTTCCTGCGCGTGGTCGCCCCCACCTTCGGCTTCATCGGTGTCATGCGCTCGTACAGCGGCGGGTTCCGTGGCGCCGGCAAGACGCTCATCGCTGCCGGCGTCTCCATAGCGATGCTCGCCGGCATCCGCCTCCCCCTCGCGTGGGTGGCGACCGGGTGGCTCGGCGAGTTCGGCCTGTGGGTCGCGTTCGCCGTCTCGAACGTCGCCGGCGGCCTCCTCGCCTATCTCTGGTTCCGGCGCGGGACGTGGCGCGACGTGGACCTCACCTCGCGCAGTCCCGGTCCCCGCGCCGACCCGGCCGGCGACGACTGA
- the carB gene encoding carbamoyl-phosphate synthase large subunit, which yields MSDEETSRDAESASDERTILLIGSGPIQIGQAAEFDYSGAQACRALEEEGARVVLVNSNPATIMTDPEMADKVYIEPITPEAIAEIIRKERPDGVIAGLGGQTGLNVTAELAEQGILEEYDVEIMGTPLDTIYATEDRDLFRKRMEDIGQPVPRSTTITLDEGESVTNLDEDALRDRVDDAVEAVGGLPVISRTTYTLGGSGSGVVEDIEELYERVRKGLRLSRNSEVLITESIAGWVELEYEVMRDADDSCIIICNMENLDPMGIHTGESMVVTPSQVIPDDGHQEMRTAALDVIRELGIQGGCNIQFAWRDDGTPGGEYRVVEVNPRVSRSSALASKATGYPIARVTAKVALGKRLHEIENEITGETTAAFEPAIDYVVTKVPRWPKDKFGDVDFELGTAMKSTGEAMAIGRTFEESLLKALRSTEYDPSVDWAEVDDETLEADYLTTPTPDRPYAMFEAFERGYTVEDVVDLTGIYTWYVERFKRVTDSVAAAEAGDFTAAATAGHTNAEIATATGSDVGAVETQVPGRTYKQVDTCAGEFAAQTPYYYSSRQPEFFSGPYEGDAAAGELRVDRDVESVVVVGGGPIRIGQGVEFDYCAVHAVRALREMGIDAHVVNNNPETVSTDYDTSDGLFFEPITAEEVADVVEATGADGVMVQFGGQTSVNIGEPLEDELERRGLDCSVLGTSVDAMDLAEDRDRFNRLMGEMGVRQPRGGTATSESEALTLAHDIGYPVLVRPSYVLGGRAMDVVYDDEELTTYIEEAVRVSPEKPILVDEFLDGAVELDVDAVSDGEDVLIGGIMEHVESAGVHSGDSACTIPPRSLGREVNREVREVTEKIARALDTVGLLNVQLAVKDEEVYVLEANPRASRTVPFVSKATGVPIGKLAAKVMAGASLADLDATERVPEHMSVKEVVLPFDRLPGSDPRLGPEMKSTGEVMGTARSFGKAYGKAQDATGKPVPTEGTALVDLPVNGFEEFFDIAEADDVETRRDLLREGAIDLVVSRERPTLEVCVEEDVTYFSTEASAEAALDAIRARDDPLDVLAVSERPTRREQWGEPKSE from the coding sequence ATGAGCGACGAGGAGACCTCGCGCGATGCCGAGTCGGCATCCGACGAACGGACGATCCTGCTCATCGGCAGCGGGCCGATTCAGATAGGCCAGGCGGCCGAATTCGACTACTCCGGCGCGCAGGCGTGTCGAGCCCTCGAGGAGGAGGGCGCCCGAGTCGTCCTCGTCAACTCCAACCCCGCGACCATCATGACGGACCCGGAGATGGCCGACAAGGTGTACATCGAACCCATCACCCCCGAGGCCATCGCGGAGATCATCCGGAAGGAGCGCCCCGACGGCGTCATCGCGGGGCTGGGCGGACAGACGGGGCTGAACGTCACCGCCGAACTCGCGGAACAGGGCATTCTGGAGGAGTACGACGTCGAGATAATGGGGACGCCGCTCGACACCATCTACGCGACGGAGGACCGCGACCTCTTTCGCAAGCGCATGGAGGACATCGGCCAGCCGGTCCCCCGCTCGACGACCATCACGCTCGACGAGGGCGAGTCGGTGACGAACCTCGACGAGGACGCGCTGCGCGACCGGGTCGACGACGCGGTCGAGGCGGTCGGCGGCCTGCCGGTCATCTCGCGGACCACCTACACGCTCGGCGGGAGCGGGTCGGGCGTCGTCGAGGACATCGAGGAACTGTACGAGCGCGTCCGGAAGGGCCTGCGCCTCTCGCGCAACAGCGAGGTGCTCATCACGGAGTCCATCGCGGGGTGGGTCGAACTGGAGTACGAGGTGATGCGCGACGCCGACGACTCCTGCATCATCATCTGCAACATGGAGAACCTCGACCCGATGGGTATCCACACGGGCGAGTCGATGGTCGTGACCCCCTCGCAGGTCATCCCCGACGACGGCCACCAGGAGATGCGCACCGCGGCGCTCGACGTCATCCGCGAACTGGGCATCCAGGGCGGCTGTAACATCCAGTTCGCCTGGCGCGACGACGGGACGCCCGGCGGCGAGTACCGGGTGGTGGAGGTGAACCCCCGCGTGTCGCGCTCCTCCGCGCTCGCCTCGAAGGCGACGGGCTACCCCATCGCCCGCGTGACGGCGAAGGTCGCCCTCGGCAAGCGCCTCCACGAGATAGAGAACGAGATCACCGGCGAGACGACGGCCGCCTTCGAACCGGCCATCGACTACGTCGTGACGAAGGTGCCGCGCTGGCCGAAGGACAAGTTCGGCGACGTGGACTTCGAACTCGGGACGGCCATGAAGTCCACCGGGGAGGCGATGGCCATCGGTCGCACGTTCGAGGAGTCGCTGCTGAAGGCGCTCCGGTCGACCGAGTACGACCCGAGCGTCGACTGGGCCGAGGTGGACGACGAGACGCTGGAGGCCGACTACCTGACGACGCCGACGCCGGACCGCCCCTACGCGATGTTCGAGGCGTTCGAGCGCGGCTACACCGTCGAGGACGTCGTCGACCTGACCGGCATCTACACGTGGTACGTCGAGCGGTTCAAGCGCGTCACCGACTCCGTCGCCGCCGCCGAGGCGGGCGACTTCACCGCCGCCGCGACGGCGGGCCACACGAACGCCGAGATCGCCACCGCGACGGGCAGCGACGTGGGGGCTGTCGAGACGCAGGTGCCCGGCCGTACCTACAAACAGGTCGACACCTGCGCCGGCGAGTTCGCGGCCCAGACGCCGTACTACTACTCCTCGCGCCAGCCGGAGTTCTTCAGCGGTCCCTACGAGGGTGACGCCGCGGCGGGCGAACTGCGCGTCGACCGCGACGTCGAGAGCGTCGTCGTGGTCGGCGGCGGCCCCATCCGCATCGGTCAGGGCGTCGAGTTCGACTACTGCGCCGTCCACGCGGTGCGCGCGCTCCGCGAGATGGGCATCGACGCCCACGTCGTGAACAACAACCCCGAGACCGTCTCGACGGACTACGACACCTCCGACGGCCTCTTCTTCGAACCCATCACGGCCGAGGAGGTGGCCGACGTGGTCGAGGCGACCGGTGCCGACGGCGTGATGGTCCAGTTCGGGGGACAGACGAGCGTCAACATCGGCGAACCGCTGGAGGACGAACTGGAGCGCCGCGGCCTCGACTGCTCGGTGCTGGGAACGAGCGTCGACGCGATGGACCTCGCGGAGGACCGCGACCGGTTCAACCGCCTGATGGGCGAGATGGGCGTGCGCCAGCCCCGCGGCGGGACCGCCACCAGCGAGTCGGAGGCGCTCACGCTCGCCCACGACATCGGCTACCCCGTGCTCGTGCGCCCCTCCTACGTCCTCGGCGGGCGCGCGATGGACGTCGTCTACGACGACGAGGAACTCACGACGTACATCGAGGAGGCGGTCCGGGTCAGTCCCGAGAAGCCCATCCTCGTCGACGAGTTCCTCGACGGGGCGGTCGAACTCGACGTCGACGCCGTCAGCGACGGCGAGGACGTCCTCATCGGCGGCATCATGGAGCACGTCGAGAGTGCGGGCGTCCACTCCGGTGACTCCGCCTGCACCATCCCGCCGCGCTCGCTCGGGCGCGAGGTGAACCGCGAGGTGCGCGAGGTGACCGAGAAGATCGCCCGCGCGCTCGACACCGTCGGCCTGCTGAACGTCCAGCTGGCCGTCAAGGACGAGGAGGTGTACGTCCTGGAGGCGAACCCGCGGGCCTCCCGGACGGTCCCGTTCGTCTCGAAGGCGACGGGCGTCCCCATCGGCAAACTCGCGGCGAAGGTGATGGCCGGCGCGTCGCTCGCCGACCTCGACGCGACCGAGCGGGTGCCCGAGCACATGAGCGTCAAGGAGGTCGTCCTGCCGTTCGACCGCCTCCCCGGTTCGGACCCGCGCCTCGGCCCCGAGATGAAGTCCACCGGCGAGGTGATGGGCACCGCGCGGTCGTTCGGCAAGGCCTACGGAAAGGCCCAGGACGCGACCGGCAAACCGGTCCCAACGGAGGGGACGGCACTCGTCGACCTCCCCGTCAACGGGTTCGAGGAGTTCTTCGACATCGCGGAGGCGGACGACGTCGAGACCCGCCGCGACCTGCTCCGCGAGGGGGCTATCGACCTCGTCGTCTCGCGCGAGCGGCCCACCCTGGAGGTCTGTGTCGAGGAGGACGTCACCTACTTCTCGACGGAGGCGAGCGCCGAGGCGGCGCTCGACGCGATTCGCGCTCGTGACGACCCGCTCGACGTGCTCGCCGTCTCCGAGCGCCCGACGCGCCGCGAGCAGTGGGGCGAACCGAAGTCGGAGTAG
- a CDS encoding TetR/AcrR family transcriptional regulator: MTDETIDEIMSATYCALCKHGYASLRMQDIADESTKSKATLHYYYDSKHDLLCSFLEYLYESFDEAIEEPTGDDPAEELVALVEFMLTPRDEDTHQEFQTAILEIKAQGPYDETFREHLTRFDRRIHDRFEAVVEAGVERGVFRSDVDPDATADFFVTVINGARSRYVAVEYPFENTRRSLLGYVESSLLADGAGVVVE; this comes from the coding sequence ATGACCGACGAAACGATAGACGAGATAATGAGCGCGACCTACTGCGCGCTCTGCAAGCACGGTTACGCGTCCCTGCGGATGCAGGACATCGCGGACGAATCGACCAAGAGCAAGGCGACGCTCCACTACTACTACGACAGCAAACACGACCTCCTCTGTTCGTTCCTCGAGTACCTCTACGAGTCGTTCGACGAGGCCATCGAGGAACCGACGGGGGACGACCCCGCCGAGGAGCTGGTCGCGCTGGTCGAGTTCATGCTGACGCCGCGCGACGAGGACACCCACCAGGAGTTCCAGACCGCCATCCTCGAGATCAAGGCGCAGGGTCCCTACGACGAGACGTTCCGGGAACACCTCACGCGCTTCGACCGGCGCATCCACGACCGGTTCGAGGCGGTCGTGGAGGCCGGGGTCGAGCGCGGCGTCTTCCGCTCCGACGTCGACCCCGACGCCACCGCCGACTTCTTCGTCACGGTCATCAACGGCGCCCGGAGTCGCTACGTCGCCGTCGAGTACCCCTTCGAGAACACCCGGCGGTCGCTGCTCGGGTACGTCGAATCGTCGCTGCTCGCGGACGGTGCGGGGGTCGTCGTGGAGTGA
- a CDS encoding ArsR family transcriptional regulator: MDDAAGERVRNEHGQYADRIPARAALTVFEERTDFARPLTASDVMEALDCSRRTAHNKLNDLVDRGLLATRKVGARGRVWWIPIERPADDADWGSPEELVARETAIERVDLPGTGETLAARRDALRAAYDYLKAHPSAKKSDFLADVFPANPAGYETAEGWWNAIQPALKDLPGVDPPKERGHIWHFLGG, translated from the coding sequence ATGGACGACGCGGCCGGCGAGCGCGTGCGGAACGAACACGGACAGTACGCCGACCGGATTCCGGCGCGGGCGGCGCTCACCGTCTTCGAGGAGCGCACCGACTTCGCCCGGCCGCTGACCGCGAGCGACGTGATGGAGGCACTCGACTGTTCGCGGCGGACCGCGCACAACAAACTCAACGACCTCGTCGACCGTGGGTTGCTCGCGACGCGGAAGGTGGGCGCGCGCGGTCGGGTCTGGTGGATTCCCATCGAACGCCCGGCGGACGACGCCGACTGGGGGTCGCCGGAGGAACTCGTCGCCCGGGAGACGGCCATCGAGCGCGTCGACCTGCCGGGGACCGGCGAGACGCTCGCGGCCCGGCGCGACGCGCTGCGGGCGGCCTACGACTACCTGAAGGCCCACCCGAGCGCGAAGAAGTCGGACTTCCTCGCGGACGTCTTCCCGGCGAATCCAGCGGGGTACGAGACGGCCGAGGGGTGGTGGAACGCCATCCAGCCCGCTCTGAAGGACCTCCCCGGCGTCGACCCACCCAAGGAGCGCGGGCACATCTGGCACTTCCTCGGCGGGTGA
- a CDS encoding L-lactate permease — MASAVEILMAVFPLAIIAYLMVGRYWPATRAMPVAWLSAIVLAFIGWGMTPRWIAAASIYGGITALTIIYIVFGAILLLYTLKQTGAFDAINAGFTSISEDRRVQVVLLVFLMGSFIEGAAGFGTPAAVVGPLLVGLGFPPLAAVVVALTGNLMAITFGAVGTPLIVGLIDVFESAGVATPAGATVPEWVGIIAVWAASFHVVVGMFLPFIGVAMMTRFFGEERSIKPALEVLPLTIFAWASFAVPYWLTAYFIGPEFPGLLGAMGGMIIVVSALKAGFFHPDEDWDFAPQSVWPDHWVGDIEPGETSDREGTVAADGGFVTDSPREADTMSLWKAWAPYALLAVLLVLTRVWDPLTTFLNSTLVLQWADILGTGETNSLELLYLPGAVFVLVHLVTIPLHGMGGQQIKDAWFETIEKVTPAVIALLFAVATVQVMILSGNAADVPSMLEVLSTTTADTAGGIYPFFAPFVGAFGAFLAGSNTVSDILFGTFQYNVAQDLGVSRTILVGAQAVGGAIGNLIAVHNVVAALAVVGLVGEEGRVIRYELIPLAYYGVMTGLLTLLFVYVLFPGTF, encoded by the coding sequence GTGGCTAGCGCAGTCGAGATTCTGATGGCGGTGTTCCCCCTCGCCATCATCGCGTATTTGATGGTGGGCCGCTACTGGCCCGCGACCCGGGCGATGCCCGTCGCCTGGCTGTCGGCTATCGTCCTCGCCTTCATCGGGTGGGGGATGACCCCGCGGTGGATCGCCGCGGCGAGCATCTACGGGGGAATCACGGCGTTGACGATCATCTACATCGTCTTCGGCGCCATCCTGTTGTTGTACACGCTCAAACAGACGGGCGCGTTCGACGCCATCAACGCGGGGTTCACCTCCATCAGCGAGGACCGCCGCGTGCAGGTCGTCCTGCTCGTGTTCCTCATGGGGTCGTTCATCGAGGGTGCCGCCGGGTTCGGGACGCCCGCAGCGGTCGTCGGTCCGCTGCTCGTCGGACTCGGCTTCCCGCCGCTCGCGGCGGTCGTCGTCGCGCTCACGGGGAACCTCATGGCCATCACGTTCGGTGCGGTCGGAACGCCGCTCATCGTGGGCCTCATCGACGTGTTCGAGAGCGCGGGCGTCGCCACCCCCGCGGGGGCGACCGTCCCCGAGTGGGTGGGCATCATCGCCGTCTGGGCCGCCTCGTTCCACGTCGTCGTCGGGATGTTCCTCCCGTTCATCGGCGTGGCGATGATGACGCGCTTCTTCGGCGAGGAGCGTTCCATCAAGCCCGCGCTCGAGGTCCTCCCGCTGACCATCTTCGCGTGGGCGTCGTTCGCGGTTCCCTACTGGTTGACCGCCTACTTCATCGGCCCCGAGTTCCCCGGCCTCCTCGGCGCGATGGGCGGGATGATCATCGTCGTCTCGGCGCTCAAAGCCGGGTTCTTCCACCCCGACGAGGACTGGGACTTCGCGCCCCAGTCGGTGTGGCCCGACCACTGGGTCGGCGACATCGAACCCGGCGAGACCAGCGACCGCGAGGGGACCGTCGCCGCCGACGGCGGGTTCGTCACCGACTCGCCGCGAGAGGCCGACACGATGTCCCTCTGGAAGGCGTGGGCGCCGTACGCGCTGCTGGCCGTGCTCCTCGTCCTGACGCGCGTGTGGGACCCCCTCACGACGTTCCTGAACTCGACGCTCGTGCTCCAGTGGGCGGACATCCTCGGGACGGGCGAGACGAACAGCCTCGAGTTGCTGTACCTCCCCGGCGCGGTGTTCGTGCTCGTGCACCTCGTGACGATTCCGCTCCACGGGATGGGGGGACAGCAGATCAAGGACGCGTGGTTCGAGACGATAGAGAAGGTCACGCCCGCGGTCATCGCCCTGCTGTTCGCCGTCGCGACGGTGCAGGTCATGATCCTCTCGGGCAACGCCGCGGACGTACCGAGCATGCTCGAGGTGCTCTCGACGACGACGGCGGACACCGCCGGAGGCATCTACCCGTTCTTCGCGCCGTTCGTGGGCGCGTTCGGGGCGTTCCTCGCCGGGTCGAACACGGTCAGTGACATCCTCTTCGGGACGTTCCAGTACAACGTCGCCCAGGACCTCGGCGTCTCCCGGACCATCCTCGTCGGCGCACAGGCCGTCGGCGGGGCCATCGGGAACCTCATCGCCGTCCACAACGTGGTCGCCGCGCTCGCGGTCGTCGGCCTCGTCGGCGAGGAGGGACGCGTCATCCGCTACGAACTCATTCCGCTCGCGTACTACGGGGTGATGACGGGGCTGTTGACGCTCCTGTTCGTCTACGTGCTGTTCCCCGGAACGTTCTGA
- a CDS encoding DUF5815 family protein, protein MSEPRVPGGRGGELSLPCGRSVSVHDLDMGMREFACPCGGTHAVVMDMHPLSRWVPEDLVAVLRETVGTTTGESFDTVHVMGMVLEEFPEAVASEDTSEDGHVGFALVWVTDFDSRRLHEVVVELLVELMEHAVSHASDESAMTEFERQMLEFDVGAFVEQYRAQRDFDDEFDRPA, encoded by the coding sequence ATGTCTGAACCCCGCGTGCCGGGTGGCCGAGGTGGCGAGCTGTCGCTCCCCTGCGGTCGCTCCGTCAGCGTCCACGACCTCGACATGGGGATGCGGGAGTTCGCGTGTCCCTGCGGCGGGACCCACGCCGTCGTGATGGACATGCACCCGCTCAGCCGCTGGGTCCCCGAGGACCTCGTCGCCGTGTTGCGCGAGACGGTGGGCACCACGACCGGCGAGTCGTTCGACACCGTCCACGTCATGGGGATGGTTCTGGAGGAGTTCCCCGAGGCCGTCGCCAGCGAGGACACGAGCGAGGACGGCCACGTCGGCTTCGCGCTCGTCTGGGTGACGGACTTCGACTCGCGGCGCCTCCACGAGGTGGTCGTCGAGTTGCTGGTCGAACTGATGGAACACGCCGTGAGCCACGCGAGCGACGAGAGCGCGATGACCGAGTTCGAACGGCAGATGCTCGAGTTCGACGTGGGGGCGTTCGTCGAGCAGTACCGTGCCCAGCGCGACTTCGACGACGAGTTCGACCGCCCGGCGTGA